A single region of the Ursus arctos isolate Adak ecotype North America unplaced genomic scaffold, UrsArc2.0 scaffold_10, whole genome shotgun sequence genome encodes:
- the LOC113248530 gene encoding tigger transposable element-derived protein 1-like — MAPKRSAKALSNAPKRKKVVMCLTEKIRVLDKLRSGLSYSAVGREFNVNESTIRYIQKKEEDIRRSVREAAPESAKVTSIVRDAAMEKMEKQLNLWIQEMTTNKKSIVDSVVVRLKAKEIYSHVTQGQEKVKPFSASAGWLARFKRRYHMKNVQLAGKAGPADQEAAEEFKKYLLSIIHEKGYMEEQVFNADETGLFYKNVGKRTYIMQMASKAPGFKSFKDHATLLLCANAKGDFKCKPLIVHRAQNPRALRGKNLNRMPVHWRWNKKAWMASEIFWDWFHNCFIPEAERYLHSKNLAFRILLILDSAPVHCHEELENAHPDIEVLFMPPHTASLIQPLSQGVIKAFKAHYTRELYSKASEALDANEETTMMDHWKSVSIRNVIDYISTAWDGIKQATINNCWGKVWPDCVKNFEGFEGVTEYIKTSVENIMHIAQQISGEGFRDMREGDVEEILAEMAVEPTKKDLDEMAERGTGVSDDDEGDESQPETPRIVPLTAAKISEWNSALEKIFNDMEECDPMLERSLTFKRLTSTAFIPYAETLKDLRRKAKQTRLKEFFKPVWEGTLLTPSPGCESQTPGVEPPDLTCQPH; from the coding sequence ATGGCCCCCAAGCGTAGTGCTAAGGCACTGTCTAATGCTCCGAAGCGCAAGAAGGTTGTAAtgtgccttacagagaaaatacGTGTGTTAGACAAGCTTCGTTCAGGCCTGAGTTACAGTGCTGTTGGCCGTGAATTCAATGTTAATGAGTCAACAATACGGTATatccagaaaaaggaagaggacatTCGTCGATCTGTACGTGAGGCCGCTCCAGAAAGTGCTAAAGTAACATCAATTGTGCGTGATGCAGCtatggaaaagatggaaaagcagTTAAATCTGTGGATCCAGGAGATGACAACCAATAAAAAGAGCATAGTAGACAGTGTTGTTGTGAGGCTGAAAGCCAAGGAAATTTACAGTCATGTTACCCAGGGTCAGGAAAAGGTTAAACCCTTCTCAGCAAGTGCAGGCTGGCTTGCACGTTTCAAAAGGCGATaccacatgaaaaatgttcaacttgCAGGCAAGGCAGGTCCTGCAGAtcaggaagctgcagaagaatttaaaaagtatctGCTAAGCATTATACATGAAAAGGGTTATATGGAAGAGCAGGTTTTCAATGCTGATGAAACAGGCTTGTTTTACAAGAATGTTGGCAAACGAACCTATATAATGCAAATGGCATCCAAGGCTCCTGGCTTTAAATCATTCAAAGACCATGCAACCTTGCTACTATGTGCCAATGCCAAGGGTGACTTTAAGTGCAAACCCCTAATTGTACACAGAGCACAAAACCCACGAGCACTCAGAGGGAAAAATCTGAACCGTATGCCGGTCCACTGGAGGTGGAACAAAAAAGCGTGGATGGCATCCGAAATATTCTGGGACTGGTTCCACAACTGCTTCATCCCAGAAGCTGAACGCTATCTCCACAGCAAAAACCTTGCCttcagaattttattaattttggataGTGCCCCAGTTCATTGCCATGAAGAACTTGAAAATGCCCACCCCGACATAGAAGTTCTCTTCATGCCCCCACACACTGCCTCTCTCATCCAACCCCTCAGTCAGGGCGTAATAAAAGCTTTCAAGGCACACTACACCAGGGAGCTCTACAGCAAGGCTTCTGAGGCTCTCGACGCCAACGAGGAAACCACCATGATGGACCACTGGAAATCCGTCAGTATTCGCAATGTTATAGATTATATCAGCACAGCCTGGGACGGTATCAAGCAGGCTACTATTAATAACTGTTGGGGAAAGGTCTGGCCAGACTGCGTGAAAAATTTTGAAGGCTTTGAAGGTGtcacagaatatataaagaccaGTGTCGAAAACATAATGCATATTGCACAGCAAATAAGTGGAGAAGGCTTCAGAGACATGCGGGAGGGGGACGTGGAGGAAATTTTGGCAGAAATGGCAGTAGAACCCACCAAGAAAGACCTGGACGAGATGGCAGAGCGTGGCACTGGAGTCAGTGATGATGACGAAGGAGACGAAAGTCAGCCTGAAACTCCAAGAATTGTCCCTCTCACAGCAGCCAAAATATCGGAATGGAATTCTGCCCTGGAAAaaattttcaatgacatggaaGAGTGTGACCCTATGCTGGAACGCAGCCTCACGTTTAAGCGCCTGACCTCCACTGCATTCATCCCTTATGCTGAAACACTTAAAGATTTGAGGCGAAAAGCCAAGCAGACAAGGCTGAAGGAATTTTTCAAGCCAGTTTGGGAGGGAACGTTGCTGACACCATCACCAGGTTGTGAAAGCCAAACTCCTGGGGTGGAACCACCGGATCTCACATGCCAGCCTCATTGA